Proteins from a genomic interval of Dermacentor variabilis isolate Ectoservices chromosome 8, ASM5094787v1, whole genome shotgun sequence:
- the LOC142590824 gene encoding E3 SUMO-protein ligase PIAS4-A-like, with translation MVNISPLLNRTVVNTFSVGNKLIPTAVEVRVVVAERVAEDEMLCSLDESAPYAIRRQDSAALVKACFADADETIVDNLQLSLVCPLAKRKIRVPCRGARCRHVQCFDAYAYLALNEGTLYPSWSCPVCNDQVHLEDMRVDLFTLDVLREVGERCGAMILQPDGSWVPVTDYGDHSFITIEDSLVEETKGTLSDISLIDLTLDSD, from the exons ATGGTCAACATTTCGCCGCTTCTCAACCGCACCGTGGTGAACACATTTAGCGTTGGCAACAAGCTCATCCCAACGGCGGTGGAAGTGCGTGTCGTCGTAGCTGAGAGGGTAGCCGAGGACGAGATGCTGTGCTCGCTGGACGAGAGCGCACCGTACGCCATCAGACGGCAGGACTCGGCAGCGCTTGTGAAGGCCTGCTTCGCCGATGCCGACGAGACGATTGTGGATAATTTGCAG TTGTCCCTGGTCTGCCCGCTAGCCAAGAGGAAGATTCGGGTCCCATGCCGTGGTGCCCGCTGCCGGCACGTGCAGTGCTTCGATGCCTACGCCTACCTGGCCCTCAATGAAGGCACACTGTATCCGTCCTGGAGCTGCCCCGTCTGCAACGACCAGGTCCACCTCGAGGACATGCGCGTGGACCTGTTCACGCTGGACGTGCTGCGCGAGGTTGGCGAACGGTGCGGCGCCATGATCCTTCAACCCGACGGCAGCTGGGTGCCGGTGACAGACTACGGCGACCATAGCTTCATCACGATTGAAGACAGCCTCGTCGAGGAGACCAAAGGGACGCTAAGCGATATATCCCTCATTGACTTGACGCTCGATTCGGACTAG